The Macrobrachium rosenbergii isolate ZJJX-2024 chromosome 29, ASM4041242v1, whole genome shotgun sequence genome contains the following window.
TGTCATGCTTCATGTTTCTTAGTTCATCACACAGAACAGAATTGGAGTCTTGGAAGAATTCAACAACTGTATCAAACAGTGAATAGAAACGTCTCAGGCAGTTTCCCTTTGACAGCCATCTAACTTCTGTGTGCAACACTAAACGTTCAaactcttcatcattatcagtgcAGAGCTGTCGAAACAGTCGGGAATTGAGGGCATGtgccttgattttatttattgctgtGATAACAGTACTCATTGATTTGTGTAGTCTACCACTCAGGTTTTTTGCGACCAGATGCTGCCTGTGGATTACACAGTGCACTGTAAGTACTCCAGGTACAGCTTTTTTCAAGAAACTAATGAAGCCACGATGACGACCTACCATTGATGGTGCCCCATCTGTTGCACAAGCAAGAATGTTAGAAAGTGGGATGTCTTTCTCTTTGAAAAAATCATCAACAGCACGAAATACTGACTCCCCTTTTGTGTCTGTTTCAAGCTGTCTTGCAAATAACAGCTCTTGAACCAAGCTTTCATCTTTGACGAAACGAACATAAGCAAGAAGCAAAGATTCATTGCCTGGCAGAGTGGACTCATCTAACTGTAAACTAAATTCTGTTGTCCTAAGCATGTTACACAAtgtttcttcaatattttcagcCGTTTCATCTATTCTTCTCTGAACAGAGTTATCACTGAGAGGAATAGCTTTTATAATTTGGTCAGGTGACTTGTGTACAACTGTGTGCAGAACCTCTCTTACTGCTGGTAGAATAAGCTCTTCTCCAATTGTATGAGGCTTACCAGATCTAGCAATCAGCAAAGAGATGTTGTATGACGCTTGCAAACCGTCAGTGGATTGTTGTAAAGTGCTGGCAAATATATTTCCAATGGTTTTCCATTTCCGAACGTTGTCTCGGAGTGACTGAAAATATGCCAAGTTTTTGTCTGCTTTATCAGAGTGCATTTTCTTCAAATGTTCCAAAAGCCTCGAAGGTTTCATAGCTTCATTTGAAAACACTCTATCACACAGTAGACACATTGGTTGCTGTTGGTTGTGTGATGCTGCGACAAATCCATATTTCAGATATTCCACACTATATTGCCgacacttcttttttgtttgctgtACCGAGGCCATACTTTATTctggaacaaaaaaataaaaccatgtaaaatacagcattTTATCGCATTTCATAAATAGGCCTACTTAAAGACAAAAATGACAACATTGAAGGTATGAAaagcaagtttaccctttcacgtattcattttcttccatttactgaCATAGAAAATGGTGGCGGACGTGATCTAAGGCACGCCGCCCTCGCCACCCACACAATGACACACGC
Protein-coding sequences here:
- the LOC136854444 gene encoding protein FAM200C-like; protein product: MASVQQTKKKCRQYSVEYLKYGFVAASHNQQQPMCLLCDRVFSNEAMKPSRLLEHLKKMHSDKADKNLAYFQSLRDNVRKWKTIGNIFASTLQQSTDGLQASYNISLLIARSGKPHTIGEELILPAVREVLHTVVHKSPDQIIKAIPLSDNSVQRRIDETAENIEETLCNMLRTTEFSLQLDESTLPGNESLLLAYVRFVKDESLVQELLFARQLETDTKGESVFRAVDDFFKEKDIPLSNILACATDGAPSMVGRHRGFISFLKKAVPGVLTVHCVIHRQHLVAKNLSGRLHKSMSTVITAINKIKAHALNSRLFRQLCTDNDEEFERLVLHTEVRWLSKGNCLRRFYSLFDTVVEFFQDSNSVLCDELRNMKHDIAYLADIFTKFNEVNLQLQGNEANLIKVKSAISTFLAKLQLFKRNIARHALYQFPSLSELDKEKAYQTMTFKCIVHELHRDMRDLRTFYCLKYQTG